TTGAGCGAATAGAACAAGGCATAGCTAGGGCAAAGGCTATCAAGCAAGGCGTGCAGATACCTCCTGCTACtacttctgctgctgctgctacttCTATTGCTACTGCTATTACTGCGGCTCCCGCTGCCGCCTCTCCAGCCTCATTGGCTCCCTCTGACGGCTCCAGCCAATTTCATAGGAAGATTACCCACGGCAGGTGTACACTCTGTCGATCCAATGACAACTCGCAGTCGCCTCGACAGCTTGGCGCTGCTCCCCTAGGTCAGGTCTGGTTTTCGGGCCAGAAGTTTGCTGCCATCTGTTCCCGAAATGGCATTCCCCATTTTACCTCTCTAGGAGAGCAGTGGATATACTCAAGAACAGGGCTATGGCCTCATTTCCGTAACGACGATGCTTTTGCTTTCAGAGAAACGGATCATGTCCCCTCTGCGGCTTCAGCACTCCAGTCTTTGAAGGGGCCTGCGAAGCAGGCTGAGATACAAAAGCTTCCGGAAAGATGGATCACACAGGCGTTGCTTGATACGTTTACAGCATCTGACTTTCGCCTCGTCTTCCCCGTGGTGGAACGCGAGTTATTCGAGGAAACAATACGAGTAGCGTATGGTGCGCCAGTCACAGATGCGACGATTGAGGAGATTGGTAGTAAAGCCTGTGtgcttgcttttctttgtgtCACTAGTCATCATTTTGCTACTCaggatgctgccaagctTGTCGATAGCGATGCCTGTGCCAAGCAAGCGCAGTTGCTGATATCAGACTTTGTTGAAGACGCGAGCCTCACGACTTTGCAAGTAATGGTCATGCTGGTAAGTCCTCGATGACTAGGTATCCTGGTGTCACCTTTGATTCATCTCTGACTCTCCTAGTTCCTCAATGAGACACTATGCGGCCATTTGCAGGGGGCGTGCATGTATCACTCTATCGCATGTCGTACCGTTTGTATCCTTGGAGGACACACTATCGCCAACGATCCACATAAAACCACCAACCTCACTTTTCAGGAGCTTGAAGAACGCCAAATCCGCCGACTCTTTTGGCTCTGCTATCTCTTTGACAAAGACATAGCTTTGAGAAACGGCCAGCCGCCCATCATCAGCGACGAATTTTGCGATCTTACCCTCCCCCAAGACTACATAGCAAACCGCTTCTCGGAAGAGGCTTTCTCAGCCACAACCAGTTCTCAGGTGCCGTTTCTCCCTAGTGACTTACGTCTAAGTCTGCTTAAATCGAAGGCTGTCAGCGCTCTCTACTCCGCCGGCTCGCTACGAAAGTCGGATGCTGAGCTGCTCCGTACCATCCGTGAACTTGACGAAGACCTGGAAAACTGGCGCGCTTCAATTCCATCGGAATACGCGCCCGCGTTATCTATTCGCCAACATGTCAAGCTTGCTGACACTCTGAACATCAACACCAGTATGCTGCATATCGAGCTGCACTTGGACTACCACTATCTCTTGAACAT
This genomic interval from Trichoderma breve strain T069 chromosome 7 map unlocalized scaffold00008, whole genome shotgun sequence contains the following:
- a CDS encoding fungal specific transcription factor domain-containing protein gives rise to the protein MVAERRACDACYKRKIQCDRSEHDELCNWCRHHDLPCTLNRIRGRKKKTKSSTESLVKRLERIEQGIARAKAIKQGVQIPPATTSAAAATSIATAITAAPAAASPASLAPSDGSSQFHRKITHGQVWFSGQKFAAICSRNGIPHFTSLGEQWIYSRTGLWPHFRNDDAFAFRETDHVPSAASALQSLKGPAKQAEIQKLPERWITQALLDTFTASDFRLVFPVVERELFEETIRVAYGAPVTDATIEEIGSKACVLAFLCVTSHHFATQDAAKLVDSDACAKQAQLLISDFVEDASLTTLQVMVMLFLNETLCGHLQGACMYHSIACRTVCILGGHTIANDPHKTTNLTFQELEERQIRRLFWLCYLFDKDIALRNGQPPIISDEFCDLTLPQDYIANRFSEEAFSATTSSQVPFLPSDLRLSLLKSKAVSALYSAGSLRKSDAELLRTIRELDEDLENWRASIPSEYAPALSIRQHVKLADTLNINTSMLHIELHLDYHYLLNMIHCASGRCVVDWSESGKEMIFGLQSSLDLSVEASRSTLIYLREAAPRLAGEAFWVFIFYPVSALLSIFFNLLRNPQHEYAEHDIGLLASATKVIRSMPMHRVTTHELEYLRRMDAFIEELGRLCQAATAKARHEHGGVE